The sequence below is a genomic window from Patescibacteria group bacterium.
AAATTAAAAAATATAATACTATCATTATTATTAATTCTAGAACTTTTATCATCTCCAATTTCAGTTGGTTTTATGTATTCATCAGACTCCCCTTTGTTATAGGACTGACTTATTGCGTCTTTAGCACAAGAAATTTTATTAGCTTCCCCTAAAACTAAGACATCATAGGCCTTCTCTGTCCTGGCCCAGGACTTTTTTCTATCCATCCCATAAAAACGCCCCATGATTGTAGCTATTTTTTCATTCTTTTTTAATTTTGACTCAAGCTCATGCACCAAATTAAGAGAAGCATATTTAGGTGAATCCCTTCCGTCAGTGAATAAATGTAGATATACTTTTTTTACTTTTTTACGTCTAGTGAGTTCAAGTAATGCTTGCAGGTGACCTGGGTCACTATGCGGACTCATTCCATTCGAGAGAAGCCCCATTATATGTAGATTGGATTTATTTTTCCTTGCATGATTTATAGC
It includes:
- a CDS encoding 2,3-bisphosphoglycerate-independent phosphoglycerate mutase (catalyzes the interconversion of 2-phosphoglycerate and 3-phosphoglycerate), which produces MTSKKNILGTKKILSPLILIILDGWGINKPGKGNAITQAHTPFYDSLLKKYPNTSIFAHGKHVGLPEGQVGNSEAGHMNIGSGRSVKQDVVKVSKSIENGTFYKNAAFLEAINHARKNKSNLHIMGLLSNGMSPHSDPGHLQALLELTRRKKVKKVYLHLFTDGRDSPKYASLNLVHELESKLKKNEKIATIMGRFYGMDRKKSWARTEKAYDVLVLGEANKISCAKDAISQSYNKGESDEYIKPTEIGDDKSSRINNNDSIIFFN